In bacterium, a genomic segment contains:
- a CDS encoding DsbC family protein — MKPFLSACVLVQRLANTLAFERRCIRSSFVAQVRRTLPVRLHLRALLARRIDALDASGYLRDAALAAFLVLVLAAPASAFRKDPGATVDCTECHKLTKEDAGKALGKIVDNVVAVTPGPFPGVWEVDVARGGKTYPLYIDYSLKYLFNGQFIRLSDMSNLTGERFTDLNRVDVPSIPVKDAIRIGGKAAKKTVIVLTDPTCPYCVKLHGEMKKAVAKDPDVAFLVMPYPRNRNDKATYRKCVAVVCSKSEKTLDDAFAGKELPEADCKTDAVDGTIRLAERLQIQGTPTMILPDGRMISGYRETEALLALLK, encoded by the coding sequence ATGAAACCGTTCCTGTCCGCCTGCGTCCTGGTGCAGCGTCTCGCAAATACCCTGGCATTCGAACGCCGCTGCATCCGCTCCAGCTTCGTTGCCCAAGTTCGACGTACTCTCCCGGTACGCCTTCACTTGCGCGCCTTGCTGGCGCGGCGCATCGACGCTCTCGATGCATCAGGCTATTTGCGAGACGCTGCACTGGCCGCGTTTCTCGTCCTGGTCCTTGCCGCCCCTGCCTCCGCGTTCCGGAAAGATCCGGGGGCCACCGTGGATTGCACGGAGTGCCACAAGCTCACGAAGGAGGATGCCGGGAAGGCGCTCGGGAAGATCGTGGACAACGTCGTCGCCGTCACGCCGGGCCCGTTCCCCGGCGTCTGGGAGGTGGACGTCGCCCGGGGCGGGAAAACCTACCCCCTCTACATCGACTATTCCCTGAAGTACCTCTTCAACGGGCAGTTCATCCGCCTCTCCGACATGTCGAACCTCACGGGGGAACGGTTTACGGACCTCAACCGCGTGGACGTCCCTTCCATCCCGGTCAAGGACGCGATACGGATCGGGGGCAAGGCGGCGAAGAAGACGGTGATCGTCCTGACCGACCCTACGTGCCCCTACTGCGTCAAGCTGCACGGGGAGATGAAGAAAGCGGTGGCGAAGGATCCGGACGTGGCGTTTCTCGTGATGCCGTACCCGCGGAACAGGAACGACAAGGCCACGTACCGGAAGTGCGTGGCGGTCGTCTGCTCGAAGTCGGAGAAGACCCTCGACGACGCCTTCGCCGGGAAGGAGCTCCCCGAGGCCGACTGCAAGACCGATGCGGTGGATGGAACGATCCGGCTCGCCGAGCGGCTGCAGATCCAGGGGACGCCGACGATGATCCTCCCCGACGGCCGCATGATCAGCGGCTACAGGGAGACGGAAGCACTCCTTGCGCTCCTCAAGTAG
- a CDS encoding sulfite exporter TauE/SafE family protein, which translates to MSVSLLLALAICVLVVAVLYSSVGHGGASGYLAVLALFSVSPVAFKPTALLLNILVSAVATFHFARAGHFSWRLFWPFAATSIPFSFVGGTLSLAPSAYKPVLGVILLASAYRLFLRKDWGKTDSDPVSPALALGIGAFLGFLSGLVGVGGGIFLSPLLLLRKWANAKEVSAVAALFILVNSISGLLGHIGSLQAIPAFAPILAATAFFGGITGSFLGSRHLPEMGIVRILSVVLMIAGGKLLLV; encoded by the coding sequence GTGAGCGTTTCGCTGCTCCTTGCCCTCGCGATCTGCGTCCTGGTGGTTGCGGTTCTCTACTCCAGCGTCGGCCACGGAGGCGCGTCCGGGTATCTGGCGGTCCTTGCGTTGTTCAGTGTTTCGCCCGTCGCGTTCAAGCCCACCGCGCTCCTCCTCAATATCCTCGTATCGGCCGTCGCCACGTTCCATTTCGCCCGTGCCGGCCATTTCTCCTGGCGCCTGTTCTGGCCCTTCGCGGCGACCTCGATCCCCTTCAGCTTCGTCGGCGGCACCCTCAGCCTGGCCCCTTCCGCCTACAAGCCCGTGCTGGGCGTCATCCTGCTGGCTTCCGCCTACCGCCTATTTCTCCGGAAGGATTGGGGAAAAACAGATTCGGACCCGGTTTCACCCGCGTTGGCGCTGGGGATCGGCGCCTTCCTCGGGTTCCTCTCCGGGCTCGTCGGTGTCGGGGGCGGCATCTTCCTGAGCCCCCTTCTTCTCCTGCGGAAGTGGGCGAACGCGAAAGAGGTGTCCGCCGTCGCGGCGCTGTTCATCCTGGTCAATTCCATCTCCGGGCTGTTGGGGCATATCGGCAGCCTCCAGGCAATACCGGCCTTCGCTCCGATACTGGCCGCTACCGCGTTTTTCGGGGGAATCACCGGCTCGTTCCTCGGCAGCCGACACCTGCCGGAGATGGGAATCGTCAGGATATTGTCCGTCGTGCTGATGATCGCGGGAGGCAAGCTGCTGCTGGTTTAG
- a CDS encoding TlpA family protein disulfide reductase — protein MRYRYVIAALVFLLCGAALGGAERVLTEGGGGAAIPGASTGPAADFSLPDLDGRQVTLGPFLGNTPILLVFWATWCPECKAAIPKINALATGPLAEKLQIFGLDYRESREQVALAVKSRGIRYPVLLDERGQAARAYGVVGIPTYILIDRRGNVAYRGHVLPGKEIARLLAS, from the coding sequence ATGAGATACCGGTATGTCATCGCCGCGCTGGTGTTCCTGCTGTGCGGGGCCGCCCTCGGGGGGGCGGAGAGGGTACTGACGGAGGGCGGGGGGGGCGCCGCGATTCCCGGCGCATCGACCGGTCCGGCGGCGGATTTTTCCCTGCCGGACCTGGACGGCCGGCAGGTGACGCTCGGCCCGTTCCTCGGGAACACACCGATCCTCCTCGTCTTCTGGGCGACGTGGTGCCCGGAGTGCAAGGCGGCCATCCCGAAGATCAACGCGTTGGCCACGGGACCGCTCGCGGAAAAGCTGCAGATCTTCGGGCTCGACTACCGGGAATCCCGGGAACAGGTCGCGCTGGCGGTCAAGTCGCGCGGGATCCGCTACCCGGTCCTTCTCGACGAACGGGGACAGGCGGCCCGGGCGTACGGTGTCGTCGGGATTCCCACGTATATCCTGATCGACCGGCGGGGAAACGTCGCCTACCGGGGGCACGTGCTTCCCGGCAAAGAGATCGCCCGCCTCCTCGCCTCCTGA
- a CDS encoding LysR family transcriptional regulator produces the protein MSDRDSGLQVRSKIWLEMDEEPVFGQGRARLLRLIRKTGSINAAAKAMGISYRKAWTYIDAMEKRLGFPLVIRRKGGAGGGKSSLSPQAAAFLEKFHALQEDFNDMVNRKFTRLRF, from the coding sequence ATGAGCGACCGGGATTCCGGACTCCAGGTGCGCTCCAAGATCTGGCTGGAAATGGACGAAGAGCCGGTTTTCGGCCAGGGGCGCGCGCGCCTGCTTCGCCTCATCCGGAAGACGGGTTCGATCAACGCGGCCGCGAAAGCGATGGGAATCTCCTACCGGAAGGCGTGGACCTACATCGATGCCATGGAGAAGCGGCTTGGATTTCCCCTGGTGATCCGCCGGAAAGGGGGTGCCGGGGGAGGGAAGTCCTCCCTCAGCCCGCAAGCGGCCGCCTTTCTGGAAAAATTCCACGCGCTGCAGGAGGATTTCAACGACATGGTGAACCGCAAGTTCACCAGACTCCGATTCTGA
- the mobB gene encoding molybdopterin-guanine dinucleotide biosynthesis protein B: MTVKAVAFVAKSGSGKTTLLEQVIPRLKDRGYRVGAIKHDAHRFEIDRPGKDSYRLTAAGADTMVISSPEKLALVRKHAASPPVEDLLAALFTDVDIVLAEGFKSSSLPKIEVHRRERSADLLCRGKENDPMLLAVASDEPLDLDVPQLDINDPDGITDFIERKFLP, translated from the coding sequence ATGACTGTCAAGGCGGTGGCGTTCGTGGCGAAATCCGGGTCCGGCAAGACGACCCTTCTCGAACAGGTCATCCCGCGGTTGAAAGACCGCGGATATCGGGTAGGAGCCATCAAGCACGACGCCCACCGTTTCGAGATCGACCGGCCGGGGAAGGACAGCTATCGGCTTACCGCCGCCGGAGCGGACACCATGGTGATCTCCTCTCCCGAAAAGCTGGCCTTGGTGAGAAAGCACGCGGCCTCTCCCCCGGTCGAGGATCTCCTTGCCGCACTCTTCACGGATGTGGATATCGTCCTGGCCGAGGGCTTCAAGTCGAGCTCCCTGCCGAAAATCGAAGTGCACCGAAGGGAACGCAGCGCCGACCTGCTTTGCCGCGGGAAGGAGAACGACCCGATGCTCCTCGCGGTGGCCAGCGACGAACCGTTGGACCTGGATGTTCCGCAACTGGATATCAACGATCCCGACGGGATCACGGACTTCATCGAGAGGAAATTCCTTCCATGA
- a CDS encoding sulfite exporter TauE/SafE family protein: MGPLLSSFQSSLLAGSPLAYALAFLGGLLVSFTPCVYPILPVTVGYLGSRRGGSRRRALLLSAAYVVGMALTYAVLGMAAGLSGSVFGEATSHPLSYLVLGNICILFALSMFDVFRLPIPAIPARAGGTGGAFVMGMLSGLVVGPCTAPVLGGLLLYVGASGHPVFGATLLFTFALGMGVPVVALGMSAGLLANLPKAGKWTVKVQRAFGVLLLLAGEYLLLEAGKRLV, from the coding sequence TTGGGACCGCTCCTTTCCTCCTTCCAGTCCTCCCTTCTGGCGGGCTCTCCCCTCGCGTACGCCTTGGCGTTCCTGGGGGGTCTCCTCGTAAGTTTCACCCCGTGCGTATACCCGATCCTCCCGGTGACGGTGGGATACCTCGGAAGCCGCCGCGGGGGATCCCGTCGACGCGCGCTTCTTTTATCCGCCGCCTACGTGGTCGGGATGGCCTTGACGTACGCCGTCCTCGGGATGGCGGCCGGGCTTTCCGGGAGCGTGTTCGGCGAGGCTACGTCCCACCCTCTCTCGTACCTCGTTCTGGGGAACATCTGCATCCTGTTCGCCCTCTCCATGTTCGACGTCTTCCGCCTCCCCATCCCCGCGATCCCCGCCCGCGCCGGCGGGACGGGAGGCGCCTTTGTCATGGGCATGTTGTCGGGACTCGTTGTCGGGCCGTGCACGGCGCCGGTGCTCGGGGGGCTGCTGCTGTACGTCGGGGCGAGCGGGCACCCCGTCTTCGGCGCAACCCTCCTGTTCACCTTCGCGCTGGGGATGGGGGTTCCCGTCGTGGCCCTCGGGATGTCCGCGGGGCTGTTGGCAAACCTTCCCAAGGCGGGAAAGTGGACGGTGAAGGTTCAGCGAGCGTTCGGCGTCCTGCTCCTGCTGGCGGGTGAGTACCTGCTCCTCGAGGCGGGGAAGCGTCTCGTCTGA